In one window of Labilithrix sp. DNA:
- a CDS encoding SGNH/GDSL hydrolase family protein has translation MRRFALVFLIAFPIACDHSSTASPRPSEVPDATVTAQKEEIRYLALGDSFTIGTGNPPSQAFPARLAERWRAAGRTVTLKNLGVNGYTTDDLTARELPEVKPFAPTLVTLAIGANDRVRGTPVDVYRAHVKSILKAIVDAGVTPKQLVSLPQPDWSLSPAASSFGEPAAIGADIVKFNGALKEETEAIGARYIDLFPLMHKQAEAKMLAKDGLHPNAQAHDEWAAELFKSLP, from the coding sequence ATGCGCCGCTTCGCCCTCGTCTTCCTGATCGCGTTCCCGATCGCGTGCGACCACTCCTCGACCGCGAGCCCGCGTCCGTCCGAGGTCCCCGACGCGACGGTGACCGCGCAGAAAGAGGAGATCCGCTACCTCGCGCTCGGCGATTCGTTCACGATCGGCACGGGGAACCCGCCGTCGCAGGCCTTCCCCGCGCGCCTCGCCGAGCGGTGGCGCGCGGCCGGTCGGACCGTGACGCTCAAGAACCTCGGCGTGAACGGCTACACCACCGACGACCTCACCGCGCGCGAGCTGCCGGAGGTGAAGCCGTTCGCCCCGACGCTCGTGACGCTCGCGATCGGCGCGAACGATCGCGTCCGCGGGACGCCGGTCGACGTGTACCGCGCGCACGTCAAGTCGATCCTGAAGGCGATCGTCGACGCCGGCGTCACGCCGAAGCAGCTCGTGTCGCTCCCGCAGCCGGACTGGTCGCTCTCGCCCGCGGCGTCGTCGTTCGGCGAGCCCGCCGCGATCGGCGCCGACATCGTGAAGTTCAACGGCGCGCTGAAGGAGGAGACCGAGGCGATCGGTGCACGTTACATCGATCTCTTCCCCCTCATGCACAAGCAGGCGGAGGCGAAGATGCTCGCGAAGGACGGGCTCCACCCGAACGCGCAGGCGCACGACGAGTGGGCGGCGGAGCTGTTCAAGTCATTGCCCTGA
- a CDS encoding S1 family peptidase, which yields MICGIGCAEEVGGDEVETDVVGGMDARIFGGSTDDDKAGASNVVALKVGDEGEYELCSGALVAPNVVLTARHCVAKVLTATVTCDENGSSTNGRHVKGNLPPSHIKVYTGASPRFSSEPIAVGKKIIAPDSDTLCDADIALVVLDAEVPDVEPFAVRVGSKVGVVDGETVRSVGYGQNDKRMPLGTRLKKDNVSVLAMGRGISASKTALGVNEFEVGRSICEGDSGGPAISEETGAVIGVVSRGGNCNDDFGHIYIATARFKELFDRAFAAAGGAPIVETGQPEGPQTKANPVALREPPPETETTLKTSAGGCSAAPGRETGAGSLLLALAAVVVLRRRHNRR from the coding sequence ATGATCTGCGGGATCGGGTGCGCGGAGGAGGTCGGTGGCGACGAGGTGGAAACGGACGTCGTGGGCGGAATGGATGCCCGCATCTTCGGCGGGTCCACCGACGACGACAAGGCCGGCGCGAGCAACGTGGTCGCGCTCAAGGTCGGCGACGAAGGCGAGTACGAGCTCTGCTCCGGCGCGCTCGTCGCCCCCAACGTCGTGCTCACGGCGCGGCACTGCGTCGCGAAAGTCCTCACGGCGACCGTGACGTGTGACGAGAACGGATCGTCGACGAACGGCCGCCACGTCAAGGGGAACCTCCCGCCGAGCCACATCAAGGTCTACACCGGCGCGTCCCCGCGCTTCAGCTCGGAGCCGATCGCGGTCGGCAAGAAGATCATCGCGCCCGACAGCGACACGCTCTGCGACGCGGACATCGCCCTCGTCGTGCTCGACGCCGAGGTCCCCGACGTCGAGCCGTTCGCGGTGCGCGTCGGCAGCAAGGTCGGCGTCGTCGACGGCGAGACGGTGCGCTCGGTCGGCTACGGCCAGAACGACAAGCGCATGCCGCTCGGCACGCGCCTGAAGAAGGACAACGTCTCCGTGCTCGCGATGGGCCGGGGGATCTCCGCGAGCAAGACCGCGCTCGGCGTGAACGAGTTCGAGGTCGGCCGCTCGATCTGCGAGGGCGACTCCGGCGGCCCCGCGATCAGCGAGGAGACCGGCGCGGTCATCGGCGTCGTCTCGCGCGGCGGCAACTGCAACGACGACTTCGGCCACATCTACATCGCGACCGCACGCTTCAAGGAGCTCTTCGACCGCGCCTTCGCGGCCGCGGGCGGCGCGCCCATCGTCGAGACCGGCCAGCCCGAGGGCCCGCAGACGAAGGCGAACCCGGTCGCGCTCCGCGAGCCGCCCCCCGAGACCGAGACCACGCTCAAGACGTCCGCCGGCGGCTGCTCCGCCGCGCCGGGCCGCGAGACCGGCGCCGGATCGCTGCTCCTCGCGCTCGCCGCCGTGGTCGTGCTTCGCCGCCGCCACAATCGCCGCTAA
- a CDS encoding BON domain-containing protein, which translates to MKTTIAISVSLALALAACADRPPPRQPGTTTTNTTTTTSYPSYQQSSLQESTTSAYGESSPGAISTIGTGNNDGTYVTNASEDGVVHSAPLAPPPEPALNDPEAAVRPAQPGPANAKAPDGKSPTAAAATDQGNSKGEVAITARIRKALVASDTLSVGAKNVKVITSGTKVTLRGDVKTEAEKNEIEGVARNTDGVTEVENQLVVKK; encoded by the coding sequence ATGAAAACCACGATTGCGATCAGCGTGAGCCTCGCGCTCGCGCTCGCGGCCTGCGCCGATCGGCCGCCGCCGCGTCAGCCGGGCACCACCACGACGAACACGACCACGACGACGTCGTACCCCTCGTACCAGCAGAGCTCGCTGCAGGAGAGCACGACCTCGGCCTACGGCGAGTCGTCGCCCGGCGCGATCTCGACGATCGGCACGGGCAACAACGACGGCACGTACGTGACGAACGCCTCCGAGGACGGCGTCGTCCACTCGGCGCCGCTCGCGCCGCCGCCCGAGCCGGCGCTCAACGATCCCGAGGCGGCCGTGCGCCCCGCGCAGCCGGGGCCCGCGAACGCGAAGGCGCCGGACGGCAAGTCGCCGACCGCCGCGGCGGCGACGGATCAGGGCAACAGCAAGGGCGAGGTGGCGATCACGGCGCGCATCCGCAAGGCGCTCGTCGCGTCGGACACGCTCTCCGTCGGCGCCAAGAACGTGAAGGTGATCACGTCGGGCACGAAGGTCACGCTCCGCGGCGACGTGAAGACGGAGGCCGAGAAGAACGAGATCGAGGGCGTCGCGCGGAACACCGACGGCGTCACCGAAGTCGAGAACCAGCTCGTCGTGAAGAAGTGA
- a CDS encoding DUF3341 domain-containing protein, with protein MKKAIIGTVQNKAQADAVVTQLRNAGFENKDISVIFPAPDGEHVMKSRIDDKGGQETKAADGAIAGTGAGAVFGGSLGLLAGIGALAIPGLGPFIAAGPIVATLTGLAAGATVGGFTGALIGLGVPEDQARQYETHIRGGGALIAVHGENEEEQRKARDMLIAIGASRVAVTPEPLSDRDPISTQR; from the coding sequence ATGAAGAAAGCAATCATCGGTACCGTTCAGAACAAGGCCCAGGCGGACGCGGTCGTCACGCAGCTCCGCAACGCCGGCTTCGAGAACAAGGACATCTCCGTCATCTTCCCCGCCCCCGACGGCGAGCACGTGATGAAGAGCCGCATCGACGACAAGGGCGGCCAGGAGACGAAGGCGGCCGACGGCGCGATCGCCGGCACCGGCGCGGGCGCGGTCTTCGGCGGCTCGCTCGGCCTCCTCGCCGGCATCGGCGCGCTCGCGATCCCGGGCCTCGGCCCCTTCATCGCGGCGGGTCCGATCGTCGCGACCCTCACCGGCCTCGCCGCGGGCGCGACGGTGGGCGGCTTCACCGGCGCGCTCATCGGCCTCGGCGTCCCCGAGGATCAGGCGCGCCAGTACGAGACGCACATCCGCGGCGGCGGCGCCCTCATCGCGGTCCACGGCGAGAACGAGGAGGAGCAACGCAAGGCGCGCGACATGCTCATCGCGATCGGCGCAAGCCGCGTCGCCGTGACCCCCGAGCCCCTCTCCGACCGCGACCCCATCTCGACCCAGCGCTGA
- the malQ gene encoding 4-alpha-glucanotransferase — protein sequence MSARLSGVTIPLFSLRSRSDWGIGQITDLPAAAAFFLRAGQKLLQVLPTHELAEGETSPYGALSAFALDPIFIDVESVPDADVQLGRQVLGDDGVNALMHVRAAKSVDYGVVRTLKRKVLAAAAARFREAAQGERTKAFDAFVERERSWLHDHALYAAIRRAHDGYGWTTWPANERDRAPEVLAAAIAPKEHGDLGARVLEEMYLQWIAHEQWFAARKKLHELGVVLMGDMPFIIGSESSDIWAHREQFRTDVSLGAPPDDFSADGQSWGLPAYDWSAMDKDGLAWLRARAKHEAELFDRFRIDHVIGFFRQWLTPPGEKGAFDPTEEPAQQARGEKVLRAMIEAAGPGTVIAENLGVIPDWAREIMARLELPGYKVLPWERDEDFIPRDVKAFPELSVSTWSTHDTWPITEWWYRLEDWERERIAKQADVPLDTPEKDRELALVRLLFSSRSNLTLLLAQEVLGDKTRINLPGHVGPENWTWRLDRPLEELAADPAVNARLAAIKTLAQGSGRF from the coding sequence GTGTCAGCCAGGCTCTCGGGGGTAACGATCCCGCTCTTTTCTCTGCGATCTCGCTCGGATTGGGGCATCGGCCAGATCACGGATCTCCCCGCCGCGGCCGCCTTCTTCCTCCGCGCCGGCCAGAAGCTCCTCCAAGTGCTGCCCACGCACGAGCTGGCCGAGGGCGAGACCAGCCCCTACGGCGCGCTCTCCGCGTTCGCGCTCGATCCCATCTTCATCGACGTCGAGTCGGTGCCCGACGCCGACGTCCAGCTCGGTCGTCAGGTCCTCGGCGACGACGGCGTCAACGCGCTCATGCACGTCCGCGCCGCGAAGAGCGTGGACTACGGCGTCGTTCGCACGTTGAAGCGCAAGGTCCTCGCCGCCGCCGCCGCGCGCTTCCGCGAGGCCGCGCAGGGCGAGCGAACGAAGGCCTTCGACGCCTTCGTGGAGCGCGAGCGCTCCTGGCTCCACGATCACGCGCTCTACGCCGCGATCCGCCGCGCGCACGACGGCTACGGCTGGACGACGTGGCCCGCGAACGAGCGCGATCGCGCCCCCGAGGTCCTCGCCGCCGCGATCGCGCCGAAAGAACACGGCGACCTCGGCGCGCGTGTCCTCGAGGAGATGTACCTCCAGTGGATCGCGCACGAGCAGTGGTTCGCGGCGCGCAAGAAGCTCCACGAGCTCGGCGTCGTCCTGATGGGCGACATGCCGTTCATCATCGGCAGCGAGAGCTCCGACATCTGGGCGCACCGCGAGCAGTTTCGCACCGACGTCTCGCTCGGCGCGCCGCCCGACGACTTCTCCGCCGACGGCCAGAGCTGGGGCCTCCCCGCCTACGACTGGTCGGCGATGGACAAGGACGGCCTCGCGTGGCTCCGCGCGCGCGCGAAGCACGAGGCGGAGCTCTTCGATCGCTTCCGCATCGATCACGTGATCGGCTTCTTCCGCCAGTGGCTCACGCCGCCGGGAGAGAAGGGCGCGTTCGATCCGACCGAGGAACCGGCGCAGCAGGCGCGCGGCGAGAAGGTGCTGCGCGCGATGATCGAGGCGGCCGGCCCCGGTACCGTCATCGCGGAGAACCTCGGCGTCATCCCCGACTGGGCGCGCGAGATCATGGCCCGCCTCGAGCTCCCCGGCTACAAGGTCCTGCCCTGGGAGCGCGACGAGGACTTCATCCCGCGCGACGTGAAGGCGTTCCCCGAGCTCTCCGTGTCGACGTGGAGCACGCACGACACGTGGCCGATCACGGAGTGGTGGTACCGCCTCGAGGACTGGGAGCGCGAGCGCATCGCGAAGCAGGCCGACGTCCCGCTCGACACGCCGGAGAAAGATCGCGAGCTCGCGCTCGTCCGGCTCCTCTTCTCGTCGCGCTCGAACCTCACGCTCCTGCTCGCGCAGGAGGTCCTCGGGGACAAGACGCGCATCAACCTGCCGGGCCACGTCGGCCCCGAGAACTGGACGTGGCGCCTCGATCGCCCGCTCGAAGAGCTCGCGGCGGACCCGGCCGTGAACGCGCGGCTCGCCGCGATCAAGACGCTCGCCCAGGGATCCGGCCGCTTCTGA
- the glgX gene encoding glycogen debranching protein GlgX has translation MERTVRPGRHTPLGATFDGQGVNFAVYSENATGMEVCLFDEHGEKRIPLREHTMHVWHGYVHGVKPGQRYGFRAKGPYDPGRGLLFNPNKLLVDPYARSIDGKIDYAEPVFAYGENGAADTRDDAKGIPKGVVVEDRFDWEGDAHPFVPWADTVLYEAHLKGLTMRHPNVPEELRGTYLGLASDPIIHHLHTLGVTSVELLPIHESMNEHSVAARGRVNYWGYSTLGYFAPDQRFAAVPGRQVTEFKEMVKRLHHAGIEVVLDVVYNHTGEGDHLGPSVSFRGLDNPTYYRLQTQNRARYEDYTGCGNSLNMMHPQTIKLVMDSLRYWVTEMHVDGFRFDLATTLAREVGAQVDRLSAFFDIIHQDPILSNVKLIAEPWDLGHNGYQVGNFPVLWTEWNGRYRDTVRKFWTGNRGVVGDMGYRLTGSSDLYEDDGRRPHASINFITAHDGFTLRDLVTYEKKRNLANGEDNRDGSDDNSAWNCGVEGPTDDPRVNELRARQVRNFIVTLMLSQGVPMITAGDEIGKTQDGNNNAYAQDNEISWLDWDEYGLHAWDVDRQRLFAFVSAVVAFRRRHPVFRRPRFLRGERIAGSELPDIAWFRADGREMQQSDWERPERAALALLLSGEALDWRDAKGENVLDDTFLILLNGSHDDVTFTLPSIEWGAKWARRIDTTEDTMSDGTSLEAGARTSVVAHSLHVYKRTVPVRGSWRPTRSTKGGF, from the coding sequence ATGGAACGTACGGTGCGGCCGGGCCGCCACACTCCGCTCGGGGCGACCTTCGACGGGCAGGGCGTCAACTTCGCGGTGTACTCCGAGAACGCGACCGGGATGGAGGTGTGCCTCTTCGACGAGCACGGCGAGAAGCGCATCCCGCTCCGCGAGCACACGATGCACGTCTGGCACGGCTACGTGCACGGCGTGAAGCCGGGGCAGCGCTACGGCTTCCGCGCGAAGGGACCGTACGATCCGGGCCGCGGCCTCCTCTTCAACCCGAACAAGCTGCTCGTCGATCCGTACGCGCGCTCGATCGACGGCAAGATCGACTACGCGGAGCCCGTCTTCGCGTACGGCGAGAACGGCGCCGCCGACACGCGCGACGACGCGAAGGGGATCCCGAAGGGCGTCGTCGTCGAGGACCGCTTCGACTGGGAGGGCGACGCCCATCCCTTCGTGCCGTGGGCGGACACGGTCCTCTACGAGGCGCACCTCAAGGGCCTGACGATGCGTCATCCGAACGTCCCCGAGGAGCTGCGCGGCACCTACCTCGGCCTCGCGAGCGATCCGATCATCCATCACCTCCACACCCTCGGCGTCACGTCGGTCGAGCTCTTGCCGATCCACGAGTCGATGAACGAGCACTCCGTCGCCGCGCGCGGCCGCGTGAACTACTGGGGCTACTCCACCCTCGGGTACTTCGCCCCCGATCAGCGCTTCGCCGCGGTGCCGGGGCGGCAGGTGACCGAGTTCAAGGAGATGGTGAAACGCCTGCATCATGCAGGCATCGAGGTCGTGCTCGACGTCGTCTACAACCACACCGGCGAGGGCGATCACCTGGGCCCCTCCGTCTCGTTCCGCGGCCTCGACAACCCCACCTACTACCGGCTCCAGACCCAGAACCGCGCGCGCTACGAGGACTACACCGGCTGCGGCAACAGCCTGAACATGATGCACCCGCAGACGATCAAGCTCGTCATGGACAGCTTGCGTTACTGGGTGACGGAGATGCACGTCGACGGCTTCCGCTTCGACCTCGCGACGACGCTCGCGCGCGAGGTCGGGGCGCAGGTCGATCGCCTCTCCGCGTTCTTCGACATCATCCATCAGGACCCGATCCTCTCGAACGTGAAGCTCATCGCCGAGCCGTGGGACCTCGGGCACAACGGCTATCAGGTCGGCAATTTCCCGGTCCTGTGGACGGAGTGGAACGGCCGCTACCGCGACACGGTCCGCAAGTTCTGGACCGGCAACCGCGGCGTCGTCGGCGACATGGGGTATCGCCTCACGGGCTCGAGCGATCTCTACGAGGACGACGGCCGCCGGCCGCACGCGAGCATCAACTTCATCACCGCGCACGACGGCTTCACGCTGCGGGACCTCGTCACGTACGAGAAGAAGCGGAACCTCGCCAACGGCGAGGACAACCGCGACGGGTCGGACGACAACAGCGCGTGGAACTGCGGGGTCGAGGGTCCGACCGACGATCCGAGGGTGAACGAGCTCCGCGCGCGTCAGGTCCGAAACTTCATCGTGACGCTGATGCTCTCGCAGGGCGTGCCGATGATCACGGCGGGCGACGAGATCGGGAAGACGCAGGACGGCAACAACAACGCCTACGCGCAGGACAACGAGATCTCCTGGCTCGACTGGGACGAGTACGGTCTTCACGCATGGGACGTCGATCGCCAGCGCCTCTTCGCGTTCGTCTCCGCCGTGGTCGCGTTCCGGCGCCGGCACCCGGTCTTCCGGCGCCCGCGTTTCCTCCGCGGCGAGCGCATCGCGGGGAGCGAGCTCCCCGACATCGCGTGGTTCCGCGCCGACGGCCGCGAGATGCAGCAATCGGACTGGGAGCGACCGGAGCGCGCCGCGCTCGCGCTCCTCCTCTCCGGCGAGGCGCTCGACTGGCGCGACGCGAAGGGGGAGAACGTGCTCGACGACACGTTCCTCATCCTCCTCAACGGCTCCCACGACGACGTGACGTTCACCCTCCCGAGCATCGAGTGGGGCGCGAAGTGGGCCCGCCGCATCGACACGACCGAGGACACGATGAGCGACGGCACCTCGCTCGAGGCCGGCGCGCGCACCTCCGTCGTCGCGCACAGCCTCCACGTCTACAAGCGCACGGTCCCGGTCCGCGGCTCGTGGCGTCCGACGCGCTCGACGAAGGGCGGCTTCTGA
- a CDS encoding matrixin family metalloprotease, translating to MAPASTLRSRIALASILGLASFALTTSDANAYSVKKTTKGELVHWEVDRVAFTIDPSVEANVATAEEATKVAMQSWSGTVGAPDIQVAKLDASSPTAPTFDRKNGVFFMPGGYEPAGRALAITVLTYDNASGKILDADVVFNGAYAFEVLPHEGTTKTTKGAALVGDVVEHDEHDAGDLSLVYDLHHVVAHELGHSLGMNDEMGVHDALMYRYTAPNDPSIREPADDDITGLSELYANNAPADANGCGSATVAPKNPSRSASNVAMVATLGLLLFLVLRAKSDRRARAAFVLAAAAGCVALMPNLSGKGVARASETSGALSLGHARAHVSSTSTVIEKGLFKTTFELATVSCRTNLCPKAGHGVTWGGTVGNITQEVGGYYAPATGADVDVSFKKLPNAFDPIARPLAGRAGADTTQIAEVKVITAAR from the coding sequence GTGGCGCCTGCTTCTACCCTCCGCTCTCGGATCGCCCTCGCCTCGATCCTCGGCCTCGCTTCTTTCGCGCTGACGACGAGCGACGCGAACGCGTACTCGGTGAAGAAGACGACGAAGGGCGAGCTCGTTCACTGGGAGGTCGACCGCGTCGCCTTCACGATCGATCCGTCGGTCGAGGCGAACGTCGCCACCGCCGAAGAGGCGACGAAGGTCGCGATGCAGTCGTGGAGCGGCACCGTCGGCGCGCCGGACATCCAGGTCGCGAAGCTCGACGCGAGCTCCCCCACCGCGCCGACCTTCGACCGCAAGAACGGCGTCTTCTTCATGCCCGGCGGCTACGAGCCGGCCGGCCGCGCGCTCGCGATCACCGTCCTCACGTACGACAACGCGAGCGGCAAGATCCTCGACGCGGACGTCGTGTTCAACGGCGCGTACGCGTTCGAGGTGCTCCCGCACGAGGGGACCACGAAGACGACGAAGGGCGCCGCGCTCGTGGGCGACGTCGTCGAGCACGACGAGCACGACGCGGGCGATCTCTCGCTCGTCTACGACCTCCACCACGTCGTGGCGCACGAGCTCGGGCACTCGCTCGGCATGAACGACGAGATGGGCGTGCACGACGCGCTCATGTACCGCTACACCGCGCCGAACGATCCGTCGATCCGCGAGCCGGCCGACGACGACATCACCGGCCTCTCCGAGCTCTACGCGAACAACGCGCCCGCGGACGCGAACGGCTGCGGCAGCGCCACCGTCGCGCCGAAGAACCCGTCGCGCTCCGCCTCGAACGTCGCGATGGTCGCGACGCTCGGCCTCCTCCTGTTCCTCGTCCTCCGCGCGAAGAGCGATCGCCGCGCCCGCGCCGCGTTCGTCCTCGCCGCCGCGGCCGGCTGCGTCGCGCTCATGCCGAACCTCTCCGGCAAGGGCGTCGCCCGCGCGAGCGAGACGAGCGGCGCGCTGAGCCTCGGCCACGCGCGCGCGCACGTCTCGTCGACGTCGACCGTGATCGAGAAGGGCCTCTTCAAGACGACCTTCGAGCTCGCGACGGTGAGCTGCCGCACGAACCTCTGCCCGAAGGCCGGCCACGGCGTGACGTGGGGCGGCACGGTCGGCAACATCACGCAGGAGGTCGGCGGCTACTACGCGCCGGCGACCGGCGCCGACGTCGACGTCTCCTTCAAGAAGCTCCCGAACGCGTTCGACCCGATCGCCCGCCCCCTCGCCGGCCGCGCCGGCGCCGACACGACGCAGATCGCCGAAGTGAAGGTCATCACCGCCGCGCGCTGA
- a CDS encoding dicarboxylate/amino acid:cation symporter — protein sequence MGEAEAEKKSRFPLVARLLVAIVLGALVGTVLGARAAVLGEVGILVIKLLKALATPLVFLAIVDSFCRAKIPAKKGAILIAICVLNAAVAGLLSIGLSAAISPGTRTDVEAFEKAMTSNVAAKPAAAATSAATSTAPKMDPVAALTELVPDSIARPFVENQVLTIVLFAVMCGIALRKMRNAGKGGAIFRLVEETFALTATLLHGIVAVVPVAVFCVVAKVVGTTGFSIFLSLGALVGTVTLGLLIHVLGWYTLLVTVVARRSPIAFFRAASQALMTAFGTGSSMATLPVTLRTLEKDLKVGHDSARLAACVGTNFNNDGIMLYEVVAALFIAQINGIALDGGDKAKLAVTSAIAAAGIAGVPEAGLITLSLVLSSVGLPLASLPVLLTVDWLLGRFRAMTNVSSDLLVATLLDALGGKTTEPAEVEADAPPASSISS from the coding sequence GTGGGTGAAGCGGAGGCGGAGAAGAAGTCGCGCTTTCCGTTGGTCGCTCGGCTGCTCGTGGCGATCGTGCTCGGCGCGCTCGTCGGGACCGTGCTCGGAGCGCGGGCGGCGGTGCTCGGCGAGGTCGGCATCCTCGTCATCAAGCTGCTGAAGGCGCTCGCGACGCCGCTCGTCTTCCTCGCGATCGTCGACTCGTTCTGCCGCGCGAAGATCCCCGCGAAGAAGGGCGCGATCCTCATCGCGATCTGCGTCCTCAACGCGGCGGTCGCCGGGCTCCTCTCGATCGGGCTCTCCGCCGCGATCTCGCCCGGGACGCGCACCGACGTCGAGGCCTTCGAGAAGGCGATGACCTCGAACGTCGCCGCGAAGCCGGCCGCCGCCGCAACCTCCGCCGCGACCTCCACCGCGCCGAAGATGGACCCCGTCGCCGCGCTGACGGAGCTGGTCCCCGACAGCATCGCGCGGCCGTTCGTCGAGAACCAGGTCCTCACGATCGTGCTGTTCGCGGTGATGTGCGGGATCGCGCTCCGCAAGATGCGGAACGCCGGCAAGGGCGGCGCGATCTTCCGGCTGGTCGAGGAGACGTTCGCGCTCACGGCGACGCTGCTCCACGGGATCGTCGCGGTCGTGCCGGTCGCGGTCTTCTGCGTCGTCGCGAAGGTCGTCGGCACGACCGGCTTCTCGATCTTCCTCTCGCTCGGCGCGCTCGTCGGCACGGTGACGCTCGGTCTCCTCATCCACGTGCTCGGCTGGTACACGCTGCTCGTCACCGTCGTCGCGCGCCGCTCGCCGATCGCGTTCTTCCGCGCGGCGAGCCAGGCGCTCATGACCGCGTTCGGAACGGGCAGCAGCATGGCGACGCTGCCGGTCACGCTCCGCACGCTCGAGAAGGACCTGAAGGTCGGCCACGACAGCGCGCGCCTCGCGGCCTGCGTCGGCACGAACTTCAACAACGACGGCATCATGCTCTACGAGGTCGTCGCCGCGCTCTTCATCGCGCAGATCAACGGCATCGCGCTCGACGGCGGCGACAAGGCGAAGCTCGCGGTGACGAGCGCGATCGCGGCGGCGGGGATCGCCGGCGTGCCCGAGGCCGGGCTCATCACGCTCTCGCTCGTGCTCTCGTCGGTGGGGCTCCCGCTCGCGAGCTTGCCCGTGCTCCTCACCGTCGACTGGCTGCTCGGTCGCTTCCGCGCGATGACGAACGTGTCGAGCGACCTCCTCGTCGCGACGTTGCTCGACGCGCTCGGCGGCAAGACGACCGAGCCGGCCGAGGTCGAAGCCGACGCTCCGCCGGCGTCTTCGATAAGCAGTTAG
- a CDS encoding HAMP domain-containing histidine kinase, producing MKVATKFALAYVAVGLMSVAVYSSVAASREVSQLEATVTEDLAGLGVTMSASVLSVWEREGEERAHELVAVHDRKEVIDVDVRWVWLDAPASSDQGPRAGAAVVDELLHGQNATWVSVTGSKRRAYAYVPLLRPGKRPAALECSRALVNAQWVFWSEIREQLLLSSLVMAFAAAASLVLTSWIVARPLARVAEQARRIGGGDLSHKLPVTGSDEVTLLVTELNAMCDSLKEARTKAADESEKRVHALEQLRHADRLRTVGTLASGIAHELGTPLNVIAMRAKMIESGEVPLEEAPANAKIIRSQTERVTKIVRQLLDFARRRVPNRTETDLAELAERTMHLLTALAKKSRVELRVDAAERVKLKVESSQIEQALTNLVINGIHAMPDGGELVIVVREEKEAASPDEPGVLKRCAVLEVTDTGVGISRENLERIFEPFFTTKAVGEGTGLGLSVTHGIVADHGGWMTATSTVGAGTRFTVYLPVE from the coding sequence GTGAAGGTCGCAACGAAATTCGCGTTGGCCTACGTGGCGGTGGGCCTGATGAGCGTCGCCGTCTACTCGTCGGTCGCAGCGAGCCGTGAGGTCTCGCAGCTCGAGGCGACGGTCACGGAGGACCTCGCCGGTCTCGGCGTGACGATGAGCGCGTCGGTCCTCTCGGTGTGGGAGCGGGAAGGGGAGGAGCGCGCGCACGAGCTCGTGGCGGTGCACGATCGCAAGGAGGTGATCGACGTCGACGTCCGCTGGGTGTGGCTCGACGCTCCGGCGTCGAGCGATCAAGGACCACGCGCCGGCGCCGCCGTCGTCGACGAGCTGCTCCACGGCCAGAACGCGACGTGGGTCTCCGTCACCGGGAGCAAGCGCCGCGCGTACGCGTACGTCCCGCTCCTCCGTCCCGGCAAGCGGCCCGCCGCGCTCGAGTGCTCGCGCGCGCTCGTCAACGCGCAGTGGGTCTTCTGGTCCGAGATCCGCGAGCAGCTCCTCCTCTCCAGCCTCGTCATGGCGTTCGCGGCGGCGGCGTCGCTCGTCCTCACCTCGTGGATCGTCGCGCGGCCCCTCGCGCGCGTCGCCGAGCAGGCGCGGCGCATCGGCGGCGGCGACCTCTCGCACAAGCTGCCGGTCACGGGCTCGGACGAGGTGACGCTCCTCGTGACGGAGCTCAACGCGATGTGCGACTCGCTGAAGGAGGCGCGCACGAAGGCGGCGGACGAATCGGAGAAACGTGTCCACGCGCTCGAGCAGCTCCGTCACGCCGATCGCCTCCGCACCGTCGGCACGCTCGCCTCCGGCATCGCGCACGAGCTCGGGACGCCGCTCAACGTCATCGCGATGCGCGCGAAGATGATCGAGTCGGGCGAGGTCCCGCTCGAAGAGGCCCCCGCGAACGCGAAGATCATCCGCTCGCAGACCGAGCGCGTGACGAAGATCGTCCGCCAGCTCCTCGACTTCGCGCGGCGCCGCGTCCCGAACCGCACCGAGACCGATCTCGCCGAGCTCGCCGAGCGCACGATGCACCTCCTCACCGCGCTCGCGAAGAAGTCGCGCGTCGAGCTGAGGGTCGACGCGGCCGAGCGCGTGAAGCTGAAGGTCGAGTCGTCGCAGATCGAGCAGGCGCTCACGAACCTCGTCATCAACGGCATCCACGCGATGCCGGACGGCGGAGAGCTCGTGATCGTCGTGCGCGAGGAGAAGGAGGCGGCGTCCCCCGACGAGCCCGGCGTCCTGAAACGCTGCGCAGTGTTGGAAGTAACCGACACTGGTGTCGGGATTTCCCGAGAGAACCTGGAACGCATCTTCGAGCCCTTTTTCACGACGAAGGCCGTTGGAGAAGGCACCGGCCTCGGTCTGAGCGTCACGCATGGCATCGTTGCAGATCACGGCGGGTGGATGACTGCGACGAGCACGGTTGGTGCAGGGACGCGGTTCACCGTCTACCTCCCGGTGGAGTAG